One Paraburkholderia phytofirmans OLGA172 genomic window carries:
- a CDS encoding LysR family transcriptional regulator, with product MRRTPTPIDLRALQAFVAVCDSGSMTGAAKQLGVSQSAISQSIAALERDQGLTLFDRESRPPRPNVVGRALLELAGPLIEHAHMVSARIGDASHTGKMPVRLGCVDSFAATVGPELIRAVSNSERQISMWSGLTPGLSKQLHDRELDIAICTQTTLNDARIVEVPLFSEAFVVVVARSHLSGRRNIDWRTLALELPLIRYTARSVIGQQIERFARHLGINSPRRYEFDATDPLLSLVAARVGFAISTPLCLWQARHYLDDIAVMPLPPSRLGRRDFFLLHRQGEWDQFAGDIVMLTRGVLDNAIQPSLARALPDLPDDALR from the coding sequence ATGAGACGAACCCCGACCCCGATCGATCTGCGCGCGTTGCAGGCTTTTGTGGCTGTCTGCGACAGCGGCTCGATGACGGGCGCCGCAAAGCAGCTCGGCGTGAGCCAGAGCGCGATCAGCCAGTCGATCGCCGCGTTGGAGCGCGACCAGGGCCTGACATTGTTCGACCGCGAGAGCCGCCCGCCGCGTCCGAACGTGGTGGGGCGCGCGCTGCTCGAACTGGCGGGCCCGTTGATCGAGCACGCGCACATGGTGAGCGCCCGCATCGGCGATGCGTCACATACGGGCAAGATGCCGGTGCGCCTCGGCTGCGTCGATTCGTTTGCGGCGACCGTCGGGCCTGAACTGATCCGCGCGGTGTCGAATTCCGAGCGGCAGATTTCCATGTGGTCTGGTCTCACGCCGGGCCTGAGCAAGCAGTTGCACGACCGCGAACTGGATATCGCGATCTGCACGCAAACCACGCTGAACGACGCACGGATCGTCGAAGTGCCGCTGTTTTCCGAGGCATTCGTGGTGGTGGTTGCGCGTAGCCACTTGAGCGGACGCCGCAATATCGACTGGCGCACGCTCGCGCTCGAACTGCCGCTGATCCGCTATACGGCGCGCTCGGTGATCGGCCAGCAGATCGAGCGTTTCGCGCGCCATCTCGGCATCAACAGTCCGCGGCGTTACGAGTTCGACGCGACCGACCCTTTGCTGAGTCTGGTGGCCGCGCGGGTGGGCTTTGCGATTTCGACGCCCTTGTGTCTGTGGCAGGCACGGCACTATCTGGACGATATCGCGGTGATGCCGTTGCCGCCGAGCCGTCTCGGGCGGCGCGATTTTTTTCTGCTGCATCGGCAGGGCGAGTGGGATCAGTTCGCCGGCGACATCGTCATGCTGACGCGCGGCGTGCTGGACAACGCGATTCAACCGTCGCTCGCGCGGGCACTGCCCGATCTGCCGGACGATGCATTGCGCTGA
- a CDS encoding NAD(P)/FAD-dependent oxidoreductase — protein sequence MSHYDFIVIGAGVIGASVAHHLAALGAPSVLVIEQGTIGAGTTSQSSGLLRTHYSVRQNVELARSSWWAFNNFAEYLGDDEASCGLVKCGYLICAPDGDKLEPLRASLAAQQDMGIEVQLLDKAQAHERLPIASFDDAALIGYEPEAGFADAYLVATGFARSARRRGVKILEGVTVKGIVREGRQITGVATSAGNFSCGTLISTQNIWTPELAGWIGVPLPVKPERHTVLALECDGAAYSFRMPAFKDLGSAGMLYYRSYGGSQMLVSEGVVGETLNSPETEQGDISLDYVAEVGAQVAERFPAYEAAGLASSWTGVYDVTPDWNPVLGKVGDIEGLVVGFGFSGHGFKLSPGIGKILAQHALGLPTEVSLAPYALDRFASGALLVGKYGSGAVS from the coding sequence ATGAGCCACTACGATTTCATCGTGATCGGCGCTGGTGTCATCGGCGCATCGGTCGCCCATCATCTCGCCGCACTGGGCGCGCCTAGCGTGCTGGTTATTGAACAGGGCACGATCGGCGCGGGCACCACGTCACAGTCGTCCGGCCTGTTGCGCACGCACTATTCGGTGCGCCAGAACGTGGAACTCGCGCGCTCTTCGTGGTGGGCATTCAATAACTTCGCCGAGTATCTCGGCGACGACGAAGCGTCCTGTGGTCTCGTCAAATGCGGCTATCTGATTTGCGCGCCCGATGGCGACAAGCTGGAGCCGCTGCGCGCCTCGCTCGCCGCCCAGCAGGATATGGGCATCGAAGTGCAACTGCTCGACAAGGCGCAGGCGCACGAGCGCCTGCCGATCGCGAGCTTCGACGACGCCGCACTGATCGGCTATGAACCGGAGGCGGGTTTTGCGGATGCCTATCTGGTGGCGACCGGCTTTGCCCGGTCGGCGCGCCGGCGCGGTGTCAAGATCCTGGAAGGCGTGACGGTCAAAGGCATCGTCCGCGAAGGACGCCAGATCACCGGTGTCGCAACCAGCGCGGGCAACTTCAGCTGCGGCACACTGATCAGCACGCAGAACATCTGGACACCGGAACTCGCCGGCTGGATCGGCGTGCCTCTGCCGGTCAAGCCGGAGCGTCACACGGTGCTCGCACTCGAATGCGACGGCGCCGCGTATTCGTTCAGGATGCCCGCGTTCAAGGACCTCGGCTCGGCCGGCATGCTCTATTACCGCAGTTATGGTGGCAGCCAGATGCTGGTGTCGGAAGGTGTGGTGGGCGAAACGCTGAATTCGCCGGAAACGGAACAGGGCGATATCTCGCTCGACTACGTCGCCGAAGTCGGCGCCCAGGTGGCCGAACGCTTCCCGGCCTATGAGGCCGCAGGTCTGGCTTCGTCATGGACCGGTGTCTACGACGTGACGCCCGACTGGAACCCGGTACTGGGCAAGGTCGGCGATATCGAGGGTCTCGTAGTCGGTTTCGGTTTTTCGGGGCACGGCTTCAAGCTCTCGCCCGGCATCGGCAAGATCCTCGCCCAGCATGCACTCGGCCTGCCCACCGAGGTTTCCCTCGCGCCCTACGCGCTCGACCGGTTCGCCAGCGGCGCACTGCTGGTGGGCAAGTACGGCTCGGGCGCGGTCTCCTGA
- a CDS encoding electron transfer flavoprotein subunit beta/FixA family protein — translation MNILVPVKRVVDANVRVRVAANGSIDTTGLKMSLNPFDECAVEKALQLRETGSAAKVTAITCGTPASQDVLRTALAMGADDAVLIDTSAATATLDSLAVARLLHAHMTSRDYGLVLCGKQAIDGDIGGVAAMLAALLDWPQALNASELTADGNGWAVTCGDDTGTATWRLEGAAVVSADLRLADPRRVTLPSIVKAKQKPLASVDAATLAVELAPQAHIVKLSDPPVRQAGIKVADTSALIAELAGRHVFDQTGLSA, via the coding sequence ATCAACATTCTGGTTCCAGTCAAACGCGTGGTCGATGCCAACGTGCGCGTGAGGGTTGCGGCGAATGGTTCGATCGACACCACCGGCCTCAAGATGTCGCTCAACCCATTCGACGAATGTGCCGTCGAAAAAGCCTTGCAACTCAGGGAAACCGGCTCCGCAGCGAAGGTGACGGCAATCACATGCGGCACGCCAGCCAGCCAGGACGTGCTGCGCACAGCGCTCGCGATGGGCGCCGACGATGCCGTGCTGATCGACACATCGGCGGCAACCGCCACGCTGGATTCGCTGGCCGTGGCGCGTCTGCTGCACGCTCACATGACGAGTCGCGACTACGGCCTCGTGCTATGCGGCAAGCAGGCCATCGACGGCGATATCGGCGGAGTGGCCGCCATGCTCGCCGCCCTGCTCGACTGGCCGCAGGCGTTGAACGCGAGCGAACTCACAGCCGACGGCAACGGCTGGGCCGTAACGTGCGGCGACGACACGGGTACGGCGACGTGGCGGCTCGAAGGCGCGGCTGTCGTGAGTGCCGACCTTCGTCTCGCCGACCCGCGCCGCGTGACCTTGCCGAGTATCGTCAAAGCGAAGCAGAAGCCGCTCGCGAGCGTCGACGCCGCCACGCTGGCCGTCGAACTCGCGCCGCAGGCCCACATCGTGAAACTCAGCGATCCTCCGGTTCGCCAGGCGGGGATCAAAGTCGCCGATACCTCCGCGCTTATCGCAGAGCTGGCCGGGCGGCACGTATTCGATCAAACAGGACTGTCGGCATGA
- a CDS encoding electron transfer flavoprotein subunit alpha/FixB family protein → MRSLVIVETEGGRLADATLRVISAVMQHGRPVDVLLPDAALAASAEKIAGIERVLVMTDEANEHVVPETLAAQLHAIHGSYALIAASHRTLGRSALPRAAALAGGAFIPDVVAVEGDSGFVRSLYAGSVVANVRTSSAVTFASFRASSFAPAAHSGGTATRVTLEPVARFTRTTLVERQASARTGRDLPDARIVVAGGRGLASKDNMDRLGELAQKMGAALGASRAAVDAGYAPNTAQVGQTGKMVAPDAYLAFGISGAIQHLAGMKDSKIIVAINKDPDAPIFSVADIGLVGDLFDVVGEIEAHVGAGGMSR, encoded by the coding sequence ATGAGAAGCCTTGTCATAGTGGAAACGGAAGGCGGACGGCTTGCCGATGCGACGCTTCGGGTCATCAGCGCTGTCATGCAGCACGGCCGGCCGGTTGACGTGCTATTGCCTGATGCCGCGCTTGCAGCCTCTGCCGAAAAGATCGCCGGCATTGAACGTGTGCTCGTGATGACCGATGAAGCGAATGAGCATGTCGTGCCTGAAACACTCGCCGCGCAATTGCACGCAATCCATGGGTCGTATGCGCTGATCGCGGCGAGTCATCGCACGCTCGGCCGCAGTGCATTGCCGCGCGCCGCCGCGCTGGCCGGCGGCGCATTCATTCCGGACGTGGTCGCGGTTGAGGGCGATAGCGGCTTCGTGCGCAGTCTCTATGCGGGGAGCGTCGTAGCGAATGTGCGTACAAGCAGTGCCGTGACGTTCGCGAGTTTCCGGGCATCGTCATTTGCGCCTGCTGCGCATAGCGGCGGCACCGCCACGCGTGTCACGCTCGAACCGGTGGCAAGATTCACCAGGACGACGCTTGTCGAGCGACAGGCATCCGCCCGGACCGGCCGCGATCTGCCCGACGCGCGGATCGTCGTTGCGGGCGGACGCGGACTCGCGTCGAAGGACAACATGGACCGGCTTGGCGAGCTCGCGCAAAAAATGGGCGCGGCGCTCGGCGCGTCGCGCGCTGCCGTGGACGCCGGCTATGCGCCGAATACCGCGCAGGTCGGGCAAACTGGCAAGATGGTCGCGCCCGACGCCTATCTCGCGTTCGGCATCTCCGGCGCGATCCAGCATCTGGCCGGGATGAAGGACTCGAAGATCATCGTCGCGATCAACAAGGATCCGGACGCACCGATCTTTTCGGTCGCGGACATTGGGCTTGTGGGCGATCTGTTCGACGTGGTGGGCGAGATCGAGGCGCATGTCGGCGCGGGAGGCATGAGCCGATGA
- a CDS encoding HutD family protein — protein MRFFNCASLVPEPWANGGGVTRTIARGPEDDTSVHWRVSLATLSGAARFSQFPGFDRTLVLLDDGSVDLHSQDGQLIARAGQPVQFSGDLHVWVTLAARPVHVLNVMTRRDACRATVSIHTHSLRVTPAASQLLLSVDGQWTLSSSLLRNVSLAPMNGIWLQKRHEALDLSPLGPGAKLLSIAIEPLADR, from the coding sequence GTGCGTTTTTTCAATTGCGCCAGTCTGGTGCCCGAACCGTGGGCGAACGGCGGTGGCGTTACACGGACCATCGCACGCGGACCCGAGGATGACACGAGCGTCCACTGGCGCGTCAGCCTGGCAACGCTTAGTGGCGCGGCCAGGTTTTCGCAGTTTCCCGGATTCGATCGAACGCTGGTACTGCTCGATGACGGCTCAGTCGATCTGCATTCGCAGGATGGCCAGTTAATCGCGCGCGCCGGGCAACCGGTACAGTTTTCCGGCGATCTGCATGTGTGGGTCACGTTGGCCGCCAGGCCGGTTCACGTGCTCAATGTCATGACACGGCGCGATGCTTGCCGCGCGACCGTCAGCATCCACACGCATTCGTTGCGCGTGACACCTGCTGCCAGTCAGCTGCTGTTATCAGTCGACGGTCAATGGACGCTCTCCAGTTCTCTGCTTCGCAACGTCTCGCTGGCACCGATGAATGGAATATGGCTCCAAAAACGGCACGAAGCGCTGGATCTCAGTCCGCTCGGACCGGGGGCGAAACTGCTGTCGATCGCGATCGAACCGCTGGCGGACCGCTAG
- a CDS encoding DUF4148 domain-containing protein produces MKALTLIPIAALTLCTTLAYAGDNTDTPRTATDSNAAMTSDAVGGTSVGTSNSGALHGKTRAEVKQELQRAQQDGTLDRLNALYGGQ; encoded by the coding sequence ATGAAAGCTCTGACTTTGATCCCTATTGCCGCATTGACGTTGTGCACCACGCTCGCCTATGCGGGTGACAACACCGACACACCCAGGACGGCCACGGACAGCAACGCAGCTATGACGTCGGACGCAGTCGGCGGTACGTCCGTGGGCACCAGCAATAGCGGTGCCTTGCACGGCAAGACTCGCGCGGAGGTCAAACAGGAATTGCAGCGCGCCCAGCAGGACGGCACGCTGGATCGCTTGAACGCGCTCTACGGCGGGCAGTGA
- a CDS encoding SDR family NAD(P)-dependent oxidoreductase, whose translation MSKVWLITGASRGLGRSILEAALQDGGKVLASARDTSRFTDLQARYGDLLATFELDVTNEQQAKEAVSEAVRLFGRLDVLVNNAGYGHIEPFEYTSAEDFRAQIETNLFGVVNLTRAAIPVMRAQGGGHIFQVSSAGGRISTPGLSAYQAAKWAVGGFSDVVGKEVAPFGIHICTLEPGGMRTEWGHEARATLQDLPQDYQASLGDFKALIDAYVGHEVGDPERIAKLIVALASRAMVPARLVLGSDAWQVVETEEQARRETMQRWKPVTLAADFGAVSLEWPSE comes from the coding sequence ATGTCCAAAGTCTGGTTGATTACAGGTGCATCCCGAGGTTTGGGCCGCTCCATTCTCGAAGCCGCGTTGCAGGATGGCGGCAAGGTACTGGCGAGCGCGCGCGACACGTCGCGATTCACCGATTTGCAGGCGCGGTATGGCGATCTCCTGGCAACGTTTGAACTGGACGTCACGAATGAACAGCAGGCGAAGGAGGCCGTGTCCGAAGCGGTGCGCCTCTTCGGACGGCTGGATGTGCTGGTCAACAATGCCGGCTATGGCCACATTGAGCCGTTTGAGTACACGTCCGCCGAGGATTTCCGCGCGCAGATTGAGACCAATCTCTTTGGGGTGGTGAACCTCACGCGTGCGGCCATTCCGGTCATGCGAGCACAGGGCGGCGGCCACATTTTTCAGGTCTCGTCGGCAGGTGGCCGCATCAGCACCCCGGGACTCTCGGCTTATCAGGCGGCCAAATGGGCGGTGGGCGGATTCAGCGACGTAGTCGGCAAGGAAGTCGCTCCCTTCGGGATCCACATCTGCACGCTGGAGCCCGGCGGCATGCGCACCGAATGGGGTCATGAGGCTCGCGCGACACTGCAGGATCTGCCGCAGGACTACCAGGCATCGCTGGGAGACTTCAAGGCGCTCATTGATGCCTACGTCGGCCATGAAGTGGGGGATCCTGAGCGCATCGCAAAGCTGATCGTGGCGCTAGCATCGCGTGCAATGGTTCCAGCGCGCCTTGTGCTGGGCTCGGACGCCTGGCAGGTCGTCGAAACCGAGGAACAGGCACGCCGCGAGACGATGCAGCGCTGGAAGCCCGTCACCCTCGCTGCCGATTTCGGAGCGGTATCGCTCGAGTGGCCGTCGGAGTGA
- a CDS encoding SDR family NAD(P)-dependent oxidoreductase: MSSQKWFITGASSGLGLALTEKVLAEGHRVVAAVRRVDAMQELKQKYPALLEVESLDLTNREQVQAVVARHADVDVVANNAGGAVIGAMEEMTEADIQQQLALNLLAPIHVTRAFLPAMRAKNSGTFLYVSSVGGRAAFPSGSMYHAAKFGLEGFAESVSQEVAEFGIKTIIIEPGSIKTGFVANIRWTQEIDAYKDGIVGQLRRQIVEVGEEQASGDPVKMADAIYTVSQMHEPPLRTVLGGDAYAVLDAGYSRSVTALQAQKELAESVMFAGKAGFNPQ; the protein is encoded by the coding sequence ATGTCCAGTCAAAAGTGGTTCATAACCGGCGCGTCCAGTGGTCTGGGGCTTGCCCTCACTGAGAAGGTGCTCGCAGAGGGGCACCGTGTAGTTGCGGCGGTGCGCCGTGTCGACGCGATGCAGGAGTTGAAACAGAAATACCCGGCGCTGCTCGAGGTGGAGTCGCTCGATTTGACCAATCGCGAACAGGTGCAGGCTGTCGTTGCGCGCCACGCAGATGTCGACGTCGTCGCCAACAATGCGGGTGGCGCAGTTATCGGCGCAATGGAAGAAATGACTGAAGCAGATATCCAGCAGCAGCTCGCTCTGAACCTGCTCGCGCCCATTCATGTTACGCGTGCGTTCCTCCCAGCGATGCGTGCGAAGAACAGCGGCACGTTCCTCTATGTCAGTAGCGTCGGTGGGCGTGCAGCCTTCCCGAGCGGTTCCATGTATCACGCCGCGAAGTTCGGTCTGGAAGGCTTTGCTGAATCGGTGAGCCAGGAAGTCGCCGAGTTTGGCATCAAGACGATCATCATCGAGCCGGGCTCGATCAAGACGGGTTTTGTGGCCAATATCCGCTGGACCCAGGAAATCGACGCCTACAAGGACGGCATAGTTGGACAGCTTCGCCGTCAGATTGTGGAGGTTGGTGAGGAACAAGCCTCGGGCGACCCCGTGAAAATGGCCGACGCCATCTATACGGTCAGCCAGATGCATGAGCCGCCGCTGCGTACTGTCCTTGGCGGGGATGCCTATGCGGTGCTGGACGCTGGTTACTCGCGAAGCGTCACGGCGTTGCAGGCGCAAAAGGAGCTTGCCGAATCCGTGATGTTCGCGGGTAAGGCTGGATTCAATCCGCAGTAA
- a CDS encoding TetR/AcrR family transcriptional regulator: MARPLSPEKHNALLMSATQAVAEQGVQATTASIARGASVAEGTLFTYFENKEVLFQEVYLHLKRSLAETVMPDYPDEADYRQRMEHVFQRYVSWGLSNAAGRFAVARLSASGHILDETRARGMEAFLAVSRMMEAGVRDGVLVDAPIAFLSSVIEHIADTTIEYVNRYPEDAERHRALGFRVLWRAITE, encoded by the coding sequence ATGGCGCGCCCTTTGAGTCCGGAAAAACACAACGCCCTGTTAATGTCGGCAACGCAGGCCGTGGCTGAGCAGGGCGTGCAGGCCACCACGGCGAGTATTGCCCGGGGCGCCAGCGTGGCTGAGGGTACCTTGTTCACGTACTTCGAGAACAAGGAAGTGCTGTTTCAGGAGGTCTATCTGCACCTCAAGCGGAGCCTCGCGGAAACCGTGATGCCGGACTATCCTGATGAGGCGGACTACCGGCAACGCATGGAGCACGTTTTCCAGCGCTATGTGAGCTGGGGGCTCTCCAATGCCGCCGGGCGGTTTGCCGTCGCGCGGCTCTCGGCTTCGGGGCATATACTGGACGAGACCAGGGCGCGGGGTATGGAAGCGTTTCTGGCGGTGTCCCGGATGATGGAGGCCGGAGTGCGTGACGGTGTGCTGGTGGATGCGCCAATCGCCTTTCTTTCATCCGTGATCGAGCACATTGCCGATACCACAATTGAGTATGTGAACAGGTATCCAGAGGATGCCGAACGTCACCGCGCGCTGGGATTTCGGGTCCTATGGCGGGCGATCACGGAGTAA
- a CDS encoding 2,4'-dihydroxyacetophenone dioxygenase family protein encodes MNAEATLALNDVSAIDTVHIAGNATPWIPFAPINDKILLKYFKINPVTGEVVLLMKAAKGEGAHIHRHTGTVMVYTLSGRWKYDQHDWIAQAGDFVFEPSESSHSFTNLSDDDNGMALVVSTGELHFLDEDGKVTFVETWRTALSRYQDYCKAHNFPEIDLIGCQGGR; translated from the coding sequence ATGAACGCAGAAGCTACGCTCGCCCTCAACGATGTTTCCGCCATCGACACGGTCCATATCGCTGGAAACGCCACGCCGTGGATTCCCTTCGCGCCGATCAACGACAAGATTCTTCTCAAATACTTCAAGATCAATCCCGTCACGGGCGAAGTGGTCTTGCTCATGAAGGCGGCCAAAGGCGAAGGCGCGCATATTCATCGCCATACCGGCACGGTGATGGTCTACACGCTGAGCGGTCGCTGGAAATACGACCAGCACGACTGGATCGCGCAAGCCGGCGATTTCGTGTTTGAGCCGTCGGAGTCGTCACACTCGTTCACGAATCTCTCCGACGACGATAATGGTATGGCGCTCGTGGTGTCGACCGGTGAGCTCCACTTCCTCGACGAAGACGGCAAGGTCACGTTCGTCGAGACGTGGCGCACGGCTTTAAGCCGTTATCAGGACTACTGCAAAGCCCACAATTTTCCTGAGATCGACCTGATCGGCTGCCAGGGCGGCCGCTAA
- a CDS encoding alpha/beta fold hydrolase, whose product MTHLVPSAPLPSLEELTLACGPHTHTALATGPRSGECVLLLHGWPEFADCWHGILVALGAAGYRAVAVDQRGYAENARPQDIASYAAGHLQADALAFADQLGAGRFHLIAHDWGGLVAWGLASTHAHRVSSLSVLATPHPLALQAALHQEDQYRRLDYVRVFRQPGGVAERRLLADGAAALRAAYAGRVPASLVDENVRRLSEPGALTATLNWYRALPDNLSYPAGRIAVPTLYVWGSEDRALGREAAMLTGGFVDGPYRFEILEGASHWLPEEAPDRVIPLLLDHLAISPLV is encoded by the coding sequence ATGACCCACCTTGTACCCTCCGCACCGCTTCCCTCCCTGGAAGAGCTGACACTGGCCTGCGGGCCGCATACCCACACAGCTCTGGCCACAGGGCCGCGGAGCGGAGAGTGCGTCCTCCTGCTGCATGGGTGGCCGGAATTCGCCGATTGCTGGCACGGGATTCTGGTCGCGCTCGGCGCAGCAGGCTACCGGGCAGTCGCCGTGGATCAGCGTGGTTACGCTGAGAATGCCCGGCCGCAAGACATTGCGTCTTACGCAGCTGGGCATCTCCAGGCGGACGCCCTCGCTTTCGCTGATCAGCTGGGCGCGGGACGCTTTCATCTGATTGCCCACGACTGGGGCGGGTTGGTTGCGTGGGGGCTCGCCTCGACGCATGCACACCGCGTGAGTTCGCTCTCCGTGCTGGCGACACCCCATCCGTTAGCGCTGCAAGCGGCACTGCATCAAGAAGACCAATACCGGCGCCTGGATTATGTTCGTGTTTTTCGTCAACCAGGGGGTGTCGCAGAGCGACGCCTGCTTGCGGACGGAGCAGCGGCGCTGCGAGCCGCCTACGCGGGACGCGTTCCCGCTTCGCTCGTGGACGAAAACGTGCGGCGCCTCAGCGAGCCTGGTGCGCTTACCGCGACGTTGAACTGGTATCGCGCGCTCCCGGATAACCTGTCGTATCCCGCAGGCCGCATTGCCGTCCCGACACTCTACGTTTGGGGATCCGAAGACCGTGCTCTCGGCCGCGAAGCTGCCATGCTTACGGGCGGCTTTGTCGACGGGCCCTATCGTTTCGAAATACTGGAGGGGGCCAGTCACTGGCTCCCTGAAGAAGCGCCGGACCGGGTCATCCCATTGCTGCTCGACCATCTCGCCATCTCGCCGTTGGTGTGA
- a CDS encoding 3-hydroxyacyl-CoA dehydrogenase, with product MVAGTGVLGAQIAFQCAFSGIDVVAYDVDTACLERANARFDALGRVYAADLGASREQIEATLARLEGSTDLGSAVAGTNLVIEAIPEDLAIKQSFYRSLSAVAPAGTIFASNSSTLVPSQFAMFTDRPERVLSLHFANEIWKHNIAEIMGHPGTHPAVFAHMVQFAHRIGMVPIPLRKEQPGCLLNTVLIPMLVAALGLLVNEVADVQTIDKVWMIAKEDRIGPFGVLDRIGMTTVYNVTRALAERSGDSTYRRMAEYVKTHFIDTGYLGELAGRGFYQYPDPEFLNPTFVAA from the coding sequence ATGGTGGCCGGCACCGGTGTGCTGGGCGCGCAGATCGCTTTTCAGTGTGCGTTTTCCGGTATCGACGTCGTCGCCTACGACGTCGATACCGCCTGCCTGGAGCGCGCGAACGCCCGCTTTGATGCCCTAGGGCGCGTCTACGCTGCGGACCTCGGCGCGTCTCGCGAGCAGATCGAAGCCACGTTGGCACGCCTCGAGGGCAGTACCGACCTCGGTTCGGCCGTCGCCGGCACGAACCTCGTCATCGAAGCCATCCCCGAGGATCTGGCCATCAAGCAATCTTTCTACCGGTCCCTGTCGGCTGTAGCGCCGGCCGGTACCATCTTTGCGAGCAACTCGTCGACGCTGGTGCCGAGCCAGTTCGCCATGTTCACCGACCGGCCCGAGCGCGTGCTGAGCCTGCATTTCGCGAACGAGATATGGAAGCATAATATCGCGGAAATCATGGGACATCCGGGCACCCACCCCGCCGTATTCGCACACATGGTGCAGTTTGCGCATCGTATCGGCATGGTGCCTATACCGCTGCGCAAGGAGCAGCCCGGCTGCTTGCTGAACACCGTGCTTATCCCGATGCTGGTCGCCGCTCTAGGTCTGCTGGTCAACGAGGTCGCAGATGTTCAGACGATCGACAAGGTGTGGATGATTGCCAAAGAGGATCGCATTGGCCCTTTCGGCGTTCTCGACAGAATCGGCATGACGACCGTCTATAACGTGACCCGCGCGCTTGCTGAACGGTCGGGTGATTCGACGTATCGGCGCATGGCGGAATACGTGAAAACTCATTTCATCGATACAGGGTATCTCGGTGAACTGGCGGGACGCGGCTTCTATCAATATCCCGATCCGGAATTCCTGAATCCAACGTTCGTCGCCGCGTGA
- a CDS encoding AraC family transcriptional regulator has product MQGYLPSVVLTGAAALLEGLGVQPELVAAGADLPDLALRSADVPIRGAQVLRFLSLAAEVTQCRNFGLRLAEYQGLAVLGPILVMMHGARTIGEAMDTLAEFYVLHTSMSSIRAARDDQGMVLTYDLESASGPGEVQAVELGLANGMQYLRTLCGTGWQPAVVQFRHSAPADCAMHRRTFGPSLEFDQDRNAIVLDRGTVTRPVTQLRRNAHRVLEAHLRRERAQVEALWAVRTQTMIRALLPFTDSSLNAIARALAMSPRSLQRRLSEARTTFDELREQVREDLALKYVQQSNLRLAEISELLGYSQQSAFSRAFKRLRGVTPRQFRAMRHEADPGRFAE; this is encoded by the coding sequence ATGCAAGGCTACCTACCCAGTGTCGTACTGACCGGAGCTGCTGCTCTGCTTGAGGGACTTGGCGTTCAACCTGAGCTGGTTGCGGCAGGAGCCGATCTGCCGGATCTTGCGCTCCGTTCAGCCGATGTGCCGATCCGGGGCGCGCAAGTGCTTCGATTCCTTTCGCTGGCTGCTGAAGTTACGCAATGCCGGAACTTTGGATTGAGGCTTGCCGAATATCAGGGCCTGGCGGTCCTGGGGCCGATTCTTGTCATGATGCATGGCGCGCGTACCATCGGGGAGGCAATGGATACGCTTGCCGAGTTCTACGTACTACATACATCGATGTCTTCTATTCGGGCTGCGCGGGACGATCAGGGGATGGTGCTGACTTACGACCTTGAAAGCGCTTCCGGTCCCGGCGAGGTTCAGGCAGTTGAACTGGGTCTCGCTAACGGTATGCAGTATTTGCGTACCCTCTGCGGTACCGGCTGGCAGCCGGCCGTTGTGCAATTCCGTCATTCGGCGCCTGCGGACTGCGCAATGCACAGGCGCACGTTTGGACCATCCCTGGAATTCGATCAGGACAGAAACGCGATTGTCCTCGATCGCGGTACGGTGACGCGTCCAGTGACACAACTTCGCCGTAACGCGCATCGTGTGCTCGAGGCGCATTTGCGGCGGGAAAGAGCCCAGGTGGAGGCACTATGGGCGGTACGCACGCAAACGATGATTCGCGCGCTGTTGCCGTTCACGGACAGTTCGCTCAACGCCATAGCGCGAGCGCTTGCTATGTCCCCGCGGTCCCTGCAACGTCGGCTCTCAGAGGCCCGCACGACGTTCGATGAACTGCGGGAACAGGTTCGTGAAGATCTCGCACTGAAGTATGTGCAGCAGTCAAACCTGCGTCTCGCTGAGATATCCGAACTGCTCGGTTATTCGCAGCAAAGCGCGTTTAGCCGTGCGTTCAAGCGACTGCGGGGCGTCACGCCCCGGCAGTTTCGAGCAATGCGTCACGAGGCTGACCCCGGACGCTTTGCTGAGTAG